From one uncultured Paludibacter sp. genomic stretch:
- a CDS encoding conserved hypothetical protein (Evidence 4 : Unknown function but conserved in other organisms), with the protein MANEKLNSTASPSFGGEKGAIIETRNLIKHFPTGNDVFTALKGINLQISEGEFTGLVGPSGSGKTTLLNIIGTLDKPSEGNVQVLGKNVENLSPTTSAQLRKEEMGFIFQSYNLLPVYTVFENVEFPLILLNIPAEERKKRVMETLEWVGLTPKVNSRPPQLSGGECQRVAIARAMVKRPKLVLADEPTANLDAENSHHILQTMAKLNEELNTCFLFATHDEKVISYLKRIIRLEDGKMVKDERR; encoded by the coding sequence ATGGCTAATGAGAAATTAAATAGTACCGCTTCCCCCTCCTTTGGAGGGGAAAAGGGAGCTATCATAGAAACAAGAAATTTAATCAAACATTTTCCGACAGGGAATGATGTTTTTACAGCACTGAAAGGGATTAATCTTCAAATTTCCGAAGGTGAATTTACAGGATTGGTTGGACCGAGCGGATCAGGAAAAACCACGTTGCTTAACATTATCGGTACACTTGATAAGCCGTCGGAAGGAAATGTGCAAGTATTGGGCAAAAATGTAGAAAATCTTTCGCCAACAACATCAGCTCAACTTCGAAAGGAAGAGATGGGATTTATTTTTCAAAGCTACAATCTTTTGCCTGTTTATACCGTGTTTGAAAATGTTGAATTTCCGCTTATTTTATTAAATATTCCTGCCGAAGAACGTAAAAAACGAGTAATGGAAACATTGGAATGGGTGGGTTTGACTCCAAAAGTAAATTCACGTCCACCACAACTTTCGGGTGGCGAATGTCAACGAGTTGCCATTGCACGCGCTATGGTAAAACGTCCGAAACTAGTGTTGGCAGACGAACCAACCGCTAATCTTGACGCGGAAAATTCGCACCACATTCTTCAGACAATGGCAAAATTAAACGAAGAACTCAATACCTGTTTCTTATTTGCCACACACGACGAAAAAGTGATTAGTTATTTGAAAAGAATTATACGGTTGGAAGATGGAAAAATGGTAAAAGATGAAAGGAGGTAA
- a CDS encoding OmpA/MotB domain protein, giving the protein MKQRYLFLSILFFTIQLGIAQDEDNRTAIGMYFTKSEYRGDLGNGLWNFDQSFNLGGSLSLQKYITPTFDLGIQAGYGKYNFRTMMGRKYDAFVFTNFKLNNGYIFNKTSTLSPFLTGGLGFAGYHAGIPNTKGLDFILPIGAGLKIQLTENIGLEYKYLVHFTNNDTRDGAVAAQGRNDIYGQHFAGLIISFGGIDTDHDGVKDKKDLCPNTPLGIMVDKNGCPLDTDGDGIPDYLDECPNVAGSRLFNGCPDSDGDGIPDNKDQCPNTPEDVKVNRMGCPKDYDNDGIPDYLDKCPDIKGLAKFEGCPDTDNDGIPDELDKCPTIAGLPQFNGCPDTDGDGIPDDIDKCPTIAGVAANKGCPNIKEETKEIFSQALQGIQFEIGKDVIRKESYGVLNKIVGILNENPAYNLEIIGHTDNQGNETFNQILSEKRAASVMKYLTDKGITASRLTSKGYGEMQPIADNKTTKGRYLNRRVEFNIFF; this is encoded by the coding sequence ATGAAACAACGATACCTTTTTCTTTCCATTTTATTTTTTACCATACAACTTGGTATTGCACAAGACGAAGACAACCGCACTGCAATAGGAATGTATTTTACAAAAAGTGAATATAGAGGCGATTTAGGAAATGGTTTATGGAATTTCGATCAATCTTTCAATCTTGGCGGTTCTTTATCTCTTCAGAAATACATTACTCCTACTTTCGATTTGGGAATTCAGGCAGGATACGGAAAATATAATTTTAGAACAATGATGGGAAGAAAATACGATGCTTTCGTATTCACAAATTTTAAATTAAATAACGGATATATCTTTAACAAAACTTCCACTTTATCGCCTTTCCTTACAGGCGGGTTAGGTTTTGCCGGATATCACGCAGGAATTCCCAACACAAAGGGACTCGATTTTATTTTACCTATTGGAGCCGGTTTAAAAATTCAACTAACAGAAAACATAGGATTGGAATATAAATATTTAGTTCATTTTACTAATAATGATACCCGCGATGGAGCTGTTGCAGCACAAGGAAGAAACGATATCTACGGGCAACATTTTGCGGGATTAATAATATCATTTGGAGGTATTGATACCGACCACGATGGAGTGAAAGACAAAAAAGACCTATGTCCGAATACACCATTGGGAATTATGGTGGATAAAAACGGCTGCCCGCTTGATACAGATGGCGACGGAATTCCTGATTATTTAGATGAATGTCCAAATGTGGCAGGTTCAAGGTTATTTAATGGATGCCCCGACAGCGATGGCGATGGAATTCCCGACAATAAAGATCAATGTCCTAATACCCCCGAAGATGTAAAAGTGAATAGAATGGGCTGTCCGAAAGATTATGACAATGATGGAATTCCTGATTATTTAGATAAATGTCCCGACATTAAAGGACTTGCAAAATTCGAAGGTTGTCCTGATACCGATAACGATGGAATCCCTGATGAATTGGATAAGTGTCCTACAATTGCCGGTTTACCCCAATTTAACGGCTGTCCCGATACCGATGGCGATGGAATTCCGGACGATATTGATAAGTGTCCAACTATAGCTGGTGTTGCCGCCAATAAAGGATGTCCTAATATAAAAGAAGAAACGAAAGAAATATTCTCACAAGCTTTGCAAGGCATACAATTTGAAATAGGAAAAGATGTCATACGCAAAGAATCTTACGGTGTTTTAAATAAGATTGTAGGTATTTTAAATGAAAATCCCGCTTATAATCTGGAAATTATAGGTCACACCGACAACCAAGGCAATGAAACTTTTAATCAAATATTATCAGAAAAACGCGCTGCCTCTGTAATGAAGTATTTGACAGATAAAGGTATAACCGCTTCAAGACTTACCTCAAAAGGTTATGGAGAAATGCAACCAATTGCAGATAACAAAACAACCAAAGGACGTTACTTAAATCGCCGTGTAGAGTTTAATATC
- a CDS encoding putative Regulatory protein TetR (Evidence 3 : Putative function from multiple computational evidences), producing MTKKEIIIQTASELFLKYGFKKISVNEICKNAQVSRKTYYTYFKNKEELVKQIIGDVADFGFQLYDEIFNDATLNFGQKMEKGMLAKIELTKKWSMEFFTDLMQMEDGDLLNYYNGIAERSFKLMYNFMETAQKKDELDPNLNLNYIMWLLKKQLEHINEPELLSMFSNIEDLTRQMSQVFVYGILSQNDKDNIK from the coding sequence ATGACTAAAAAAGAAATTATCATACAAACAGCCAGCGAACTTTTTCTCAAATATGGTTTTAAGAAAATAAGTGTGAATGAAATATGTAAAAACGCTCAAGTAAGCCGTAAAACGTATTATACTTATTTCAAGAACAAAGAGGAATTGGTAAAACAAATTATCGGGGATGTTGCGGATTTCGGATTCCAATTATACGATGAGATTTTCAACGATGCTACGTTGAATTTTGGGCAAAAAATGGAAAAAGGAATGTTGGCTAAAATCGAACTTACAAAAAAATGGTCGATGGAATTTTTTACCGATTTGATGCAGATGGAAGATGGCGATTTATTGAATTACTATAATGGAATTGCAGAACGTTCCTTCAAGTTGATGTACAATTTTATGGAAACGGCTCAAAAAAAAGATGAACTCGATCCAAATTTAAATTTGAATTACATTATGTGGTTGCTGAAAAAACAGCTTGAACATATAAACGAACCGGAATTGCTCTCTATGTTTTCCAACATTGAAGATTTAACAAGACAAATGTCACAGGTTTTTGTATACGGAATTCTATCGCAAAATGATAAGGATAATATAAAATGA
- a CDS encoding conserved exported hypothetical protein (Evidence 4 : Unknown function but conserved in other organisms) gives MNRLYILLFSILSIVSLQAQENDTINHLYENPSDSTIVQKEKSHLAFNGQVTAWSVFQFTKPMNTQIGGRFVPVLTGNWKLSEKTKLDFEASLHLNGTMNLSGTDYDTATYVFKPYRLWARYFGENWEIRGGLQQINFGSARMFRPLMWFDGMDPRDPLKLTDGVYGVLGKYFFENNANIWFWTLLGNKNRKGFELLGSATWVPEIGGRAEMPIGPGEIAVSTHFRKADIHSLISSVPEKTYINESRIGLDGKWDVGIGLWFESSISMFEKSEYPISIFNDMWNLGADYTIPVGSGLGVTFEYFRYHIGTKIWKEGEAFNLLGSMFTYPVSLIDNASAMFFYVNEAKGWFNYLSYKRTYDNWDIYLIGFWNPEINLPLGGNMSGKNLFSGKGLQLMVNYNF, from the coding sequence ATGAATAGACTTTATATTTTATTATTTTCGATACTATCGATTGTTTCCTTGCAAGCACAAGAAAATGATACGATAAATCATTTGTATGAAAATCCATCAGATTCTACAATTGTACAAAAGGAAAAATCTCATCTCGCATTTAATGGTCAAGTTACTGCGTGGAGCGTTTTTCAGTTTACAAAACCCATGAATACGCAAATCGGCGGTCGTTTTGTGCCGGTTCTTACAGGAAATTGGAAACTCTCCGAAAAAACAAAACTGGATTTTGAAGCTTCGTTGCATTTAAATGGAACAATGAATTTATCGGGAACAGATTATGATACTGCTACTTATGTTTTCAAGCCGTATCGTTTGTGGGCGCGTTATTTCGGTGAAAATTGGGAAATTCGCGGCGGTTTACAGCAGATTAATTTCGGTTCGGCAAGAATGTTTCGCCCTTTAATGTGGTTTGATGGAATGGATCCGCGCGACCCATTGAAACTTACCGATGGCGTTTACGGCGTTCTTGGAAAATATTTTTTTGAAAACAATGCCAATATTTGGTTTTGGACATTGTTGGGAAATAAAAACCGGAAAGGATTTGAACTACTCGGAAGCGCGACATGGGTTCCTGAAATTGGAGGACGCGCTGAAATGCCGATTGGACCAGGTGAAATAGCGGTTTCTACCCATTTTAGAAAAGCAGATATACATTCGTTAATTTCTTCTGTTCCGGAAAAAACATACATCAACGAAAGCAGAATAGGTTTGGATGGAAAATGGGACGTAGGAATTGGATTGTGGTTTGAAAGCAGTATAAGTATGTTTGAAAAAAGTGAATATCCGATTTCCATTTTTAATGATATGTGGAATCTTGGTGCAGATTATACCATTCCTGTAGGTTCAGGTTTGGGGGTTACATTCGAATATTTTCGTTATCACATAGGAACAAAAATCTGGAAGGAAGGCGAAGCATTTAATCTATTAGGAAGTATGTTTACATATCCTGTTTCATTGATTGACAATGCTTCTGCAATGTTTTTTTATGTGAATGAAGCGAAAGGATGGTTTAACTACTTGAGTTACAAACGAACTTACGATAATTGGGACATTTATTTAATCGGTTTTTGGAATCCTGAAATCAATCTTCCTTTAGGTGGAAATATGAGCGGAAAAAATTTATTTTCCGGAAAAGGATTGCAATTGATGGTGAATTATAATTTTTGA
- a CDS encoding conserved exported hypothetical protein (Evidence 4 : Unknown function but conserved in other organisms), with protein sequence MRNLIVCCLLAITSLSVNAQNYPSSKSILDKVDKNMTANTQILTAKMEVNSARATRTMELKIWTVGDKKSFTEYLSPAREKGTKMLKLDKQLWIYSPSTDRIIQISGHMLRQSVMGSDMSYEDMMTDKKLIDQYKAEVIGEEIIDGRKCWILNLTAIVPDINYYSQKIWVDEEYFVTLKAQLFAKSGKQLKEITFSNVEKVQGHWYPKVFVYKDVQKNGKGTKMTITEIQLDKNIPENTFNKANLK encoded by the coding sequence ATGAGAAATTTAATTGTCTGTTGTTTATTAGCAATCACTTCTTTAAGTGTAAACGCTCAAAACTACCCTTCGTCAAAATCTATTTTAGATAAAGTAGATAAAAACATGACTGCAAACACTCAGATTTTAACGGCTAAAATGGAAGTGAATTCTGCTCGCGCCACACGTACAATGGAATTGAAGATTTGGACTGTAGGCGATAAAAAATCGTTTACTGAGTATCTTTCGCCTGCTCGTGAAAAAGGTACTAAAATGCTTAAACTTGACAAGCAACTTTGGATTTATTCACCTTCTACCGACCGAATCATTCAGATTTCGGGACATATGCTACGTCAGTCGGTAATGGGTAGCGATATGAGTTATGAAGATATGATGACCGATAAGAAATTAATTGACCAATATAAAGCCGAAGTTATTGGCGAAGAAATAATTGACGGGCGCAAATGTTGGATACTTAATCTTACAGCTATTGTTCCCGATATTAATTATTACTCTCAGAAAATATGGGTGGACGAAGAATATTTTGTTACACTAAAAGCTCAACTCTTTGCCAAAAGTGGAAAACAACTGAAAGAAATTACTTTTTCCAATGTAGAAAAAGTACAAGGTCATTGGTATCCTAAAGTATTTGTATATAAAGATGTACAGAAAAACGGAAAAGGAACTAAAATGACTATTACGGAAATTCAACTCGATAAAAATATACCGGAAAATACTTTCAATAAAGCAAACTTGAAGTAA
- a CDS encoding conserved exported hypothetical protein (Evidence 4 : Unknown function but conserved in other organisms): MRKSFLFLITFSVITFVYGKTDADSIKIKSYHPVRVSETPKIDGKIDVDEWKNVTWEGGFTQFKPENGSKPEQETEFAVQYDNNYLYVGIKALDNEPNKIKRQFSRRDNLDGDMVGIFIDSYHDKNTAFFFQVSAAGVQSDGVTTTEDDYTWDALWQSATGYDEKGWYTEMKIPFSQLRFAKADIQTWGFEILRVLYRKQEVDVWQPIKRDVPAFVASLGLLDGLEGIKPKKQVELMPYIVAQRQTYQKEEGNPFKTGVENAMNAGLDGKIGITNNMILDFTINPDFGQVESDPSEVNLTAYETYFSEKRPFFIEGRSITSMGVKPGNNMSDAENLFYSRRIGRAPRIDPSDYFDYDYDKTPKAARILGAFKLTGKTKDGLSLGIIESVTNQEFAKISKDGEINKVKVEPFTNYLIGRVKKEYNNGGSYIGAMATAVNRSLDEPQLLGLNKSAYTGGVDYSHSWKDRKYYLTARMMTSYVGGDTLAMQRMQKSPARYYQRTDAKYIKYDPKRTSLTGVDGMIQFGKQGNSKWLYIFFVNFISPGFETNDAGYLRKADEIFQVYWLGYRNYTKRWIIKETYVNFNQYSFFDFGLRNNSVGGNINSSVTFTNLWNAGFNISRDSRNFSNTLLRGGPSMIVPGNTSYSLWAGTNSSKKFYTSISFSQSIGDLNSNIYRGFDLSFNWNPISALGVSFYPWFSYSKNDLQYVSTEDYKGNNEYIFGRISQKTLVLPVRINLGITPTMTLQYYGQPFISAGKYDQFKRITNPVAKNYENRFEVFNSQNLQLQDDTYFVDRNTDGMADYSFDKPDYNAYFFLSNLVYRWEYKPGSTLYLVWSQGRDNYINRGVFSTGKDLKDVFSIYPNNVFLIKWSYRFSA; this comes from the coding sequence ATGCGAAAATCATTTCTTTTCCTCATCACCTTTTCAGTAATAACATTTGTTTATGGAAAAACAGATGCAGATAGTATTAAAATAAAATCGTATCATCCCGTCAGAGTATCTGAAACTCCAAAAATCGATGGAAAAATAGATGTTGACGAATGGAAAAACGTAACATGGGAAGGAGGTTTTACACAATTTAAACCTGAAAACGGGTCAAAACCTGAGCAAGAAACGGAATTCGCAGTACAATATGACAATAATTATTTATACGTTGGAATAAAAGCATTAGATAACGAACCTAACAAAATTAAACGTCAATTTTCAAGACGCGACAATCTCGATGGAGATATGGTAGGAATTTTTATTGACAGTTACCATGACAAAAACACTGCTTTTTTCTTTCAAGTATCGGCTGCAGGCGTACAATCTGACGGAGTAACCACCACAGAGGATGATTATACGTGGGATGCTTTATGGCAGTCGGCTACCGGTTACGATGAGAAAGGTTGGTACACTGAGATGAAAATACCTTTTTCTCAATTGCGTTTTGCAAAAGCAGATATACAAACGTGGGGATTTGAAATACTTAGAGTGCTATACAGGAAGCAAGAAGTTGATGTGTGGCAACCGATTAAACGTGATGTACCGGCTTTTGTGGCAAGTTTAGGATTATTAGATGGATTGGAAGGAATTAAACCTAAAAAACAAGTGGAATTAATGCCATATATTGTTGCGCAACGTCAAACATATCAGAAGGAAGAAGGAAATCCATTTAAAACGGGGGTGGAAAATGCAATGAACGCCGGATTGGATGGAAAAATTGGTATTACAAACAATATGATTCTTGATTTTACCATTAATCCCGATTTCGGACAAGTTGAATCTGATCCTTCGGAAGTGAATTTAACTGCGTATGAAACTTACTTCAGTGAAAAACGTCCGTTTTTTATCGAGGGTCGTTCCATTACAAGTATGGGGGTAAAACCCGGAAACAATATGAGCGATGCTGAAAATTTGTTTTATTCACGTCGTATAGGAAGAGCTCCACGAATAGATCCAAGCGATTATTTCGACTATGATTATGATAAAACCCCTAAAGCAGCGCGAATTCTCGGAGCTTTCAAATTAACAGGAAAAACAAAAGACGGACTATCGTTAGGAATTATCGAATCTGTTACAAATCAGGAATTTGCAAAGATTTCGAAAGATGGTGAAATTAATAAAGTAAAAGTAGAGCCATTTACCAATTATCTTATAGGCAGAGTAAAAAAAGAGTATAATAACGGCGGTTCTTACATAGGAGCTATGGCTACGGCTGTAAATCGTTCGTTGGACGAGCCACAATTGTTGGGATTAAATAAATCGGCTTACACAGGAGGAGTAGATTATTCACACAGTTGGAAAGACCGTAAGTATTATTTAACCGCCCGAATGATGACGAGTTATGTTGGTGGAGACACATTGGCAATGCAAAGGATGCAAAAATCACCTGCAAGATATTATCAACGTACTGATGCAAAATATATTAAATATGATCCAAAAAGAACATCGCTTACAGGCGTAGATGGTATGATTCAATTTGGGAAACAGGGAAACAGTAAATGGTTATACATCTTTTTTGTGAACTTCATTTCTCCGGGATTTGAAACAAACGATGCCGGCTATTTACGTAAAGCCGATGAAATTTTTCAAGTATATTGGCTTGGTTATAGAAACTACACAAAAAGATGGATTATAAAAGAAACGTATGTGAACTTTAATCAGTACTCTTTTTTTGATTTCGGATTGAGAAATAATTCTGTAGGCGGAAATATTAATTCTTCCGTTACATTCACCAATCTGTGGAATGCAGGATTCAACATAAGCCGAGACTCTAGAAATTTCTCAAATACTTTGCTACGTGGAGGTCCGTCGATGATAGTACCCGGAAACACAAGCTACTCTTTATGGGCAGGCACAAATTCTTCGAAAAAATTTTATACTTCAATTTCCTTTTCTCAAAGTATAGGAGATTTAAATTCAAATATTTATCGTGGATTTGATTTAAGTTTTAACTGGAATCCTATAAGTGCGCTGGGCGTTTCTTTTTATCCTTGGTTTAGTTACTCAAAGAATGATTTGCAGTATGTTTCAACTGAAGATTATAAAGGGAATAATGAATATATTTTTGGTCGAATTAGCCAAAAAACGCTGGTACTTCCTGTTAGAATAAATTTAGGAATTACCCCAACTATGACTTTGCAATATTACGGACAGCCTTTTATCTCTGCCGGAAAATACGACCAATTTAAACGAATTACCAATCCAGTTGCAAAGAATTATGAAAATCGTTTTGAAGTTTTCAATTCTCAAAATCTTCAGTTACAGGATGATACCTATTTTGTAGATAGAAATACGGATGGAATGGCAGATTATAGCTTTGATAAACCTGATTATAATGCATATTTCTTTTTATCAAATTTAGTGTACCGCTGGGAATATAAACCGGGATCTACATTGTATTTGGTTTGGTCGCAAGGAAGAGATAATTATATCAATAGAGGAGTATTCTCCACAGGTAAAGATTTGAAAGATGTCTTTAGCATTTATCCCAATAATGTATTTTTAATTAAATGGAGTTACAGATTCAGTGCTTAA
- a CDS encoding Similar to lipoprotein releasing system transmembrane protein, whose protein sequence is MKLLKLALRNLLGNGLKTWLNVFVLSISFVLIIFSMGLLEGWNRQALTDTVKWEIADGQYWNAKYDPYDPFTLDSAAEKIPQSFLSEYKNGQIEPILIATGTVYPDGRSMAVMMKGIRPEQTLLELPTDSLKKGNDSTDILAIIGTGMAKQSGLKKDDVVTLRWRDTNGTFEAQDIRIAGIFSTFVPSVDAGQIWLSLPVLQKMMLKPDAATILIKSKDVQQKDVAGWNFKTVDELTKTIKETIQAKTIGQSVFYLIFLLLALLAIFDTQTLSIFRRQREIGTFVALGMTQREVVRLFTLEGTMNAVLATALGAVYGIPLCAYYAVNGIPMPSGTSDFGIAISDKIYPAYPPQLIFGVIIFIVLITALVSYLPARRIAKMKPTDAIRGKIQ, encoded by the coding sequence ATGAAATTATTAAAACTTGCTTTACGAAATCTGCTCGGTAATGGATTAAAAACATGGCTGAATGTTTTTGTATTATCCATTTCATTCGTATTGATTATTTTTTCGATGGGATTATTGGAGGGATGGAACAGGCAAGCGTTAACCGACACCGTAAAATGGGAAATTGCCGACGGACAATATTGGAACGCAAAATACGATCCGTACGATCCGTTTACACTGGATAGCGCTGCGGAAAAAATTCCACAATCTTTCTTAAGCGAATACAAAAACGGACAAATTGAGCCGATTTTAATTGCTACCGGCACCGTTTATCCCGACGGAAGAAGTATGGCGGTAATGATGAAAGGAATACGTCCTGAACAAACATTACTGGAACTCCCAACCGATTCTCTTAAAAAAGGAAATGACAGTACCGATATCCTTGCAATAATCGGGACAGGAATGGCAAAGCAAAGCGGATTGAAAAAAGACGATGTCGTTACGCTTCGTTGGCGCGATACAAACGGGACATTTGAAGCGCAAGATATCAGAATAGCGGGAATTTTCAGCACATTTGTTCCATCTGTAGACGCGGGACAGATTTGGCTTTCGCTGCCGGTACTACAAAAAATGATGTTAAAACCCGATGCAGCTACAATTTTAATAAAATCAAAAGACGTTCAGCAAAAAGATGTTGCAGGTTGGAATTTTAAAACTGTGGATGAGTTAACAAAAACCATCAAAGAAACTATTCAGGCAAAAACAATAGGACAAAGCGTTTTCTATCTGATTTTTTTACTTTTGGCTTTACTCGCCATTTTTGACACGCAAACATTATCCATCTTCCGCCGACAACGCGAAATAGGAACGTTCGTTGCTCTCGGAATGACGCAAAGAGAAGTGGTTCGCTTGTTTACATTGGAAGGTACTATGAATGCTGTTTTAGCGACTGCATTAGGCGCTGTTTATGGCATTCCGCTGTGTGCATATTATGCAGTGAATGGTATTCCAATGCCTTCAGGAACGAGTGATTTTGGAATTGCAATTTCAGATAAAATTTATCCAGCATATCCTCCTCAACTTATTTTTGGAGTGATTATATTTATCGTTCTCATTACCGCACTGGTAAGTTATTTGCCTGCAAGACGCATCGCAAAAATGAAACCAACTGATGCTATTAGGGGAAAAATACAATAG
- a CDS encoding Related to lipoprotein releasing system transmembrane protein, translating into MNNKTNQSSLSLGLGGFLLKGLLRDRSRSLLPIIVVALGVMITVFMHAYMGGVFGDGLEKMANFNSGHIRVMTKAYSENLSQLPNDLAIMGVGKLKQNLKKTYPNLSWVERIEFGGMLDVPDSTGKTRVQGNVIGKGVDLITSEEEINRLDLKSLLVRGRFPQKAGEILISDELFQKMGLYIGEKVTLISNTMYNEMAMQNFTVTGTLHFGVNMLDRGMMIADIKDVQNVLNMEDAASSVLGFFKDNMYHNEQATKIISDFNKRNKNNTDKFSPVMTSLSENGLMGISYTFIENLSNFIIIIFIFAMSIVLWNTGLISGLRRYGEFGLRLAIGENKREIYKSLIWEAVLVGIIGSVIGTILGLLISWFVQQHGINMGSLMKNSSMMFSNILRAKITFTTWYIGFIPGLVSTVIGAMLAGIGIYKRQTANLFKELEN; encoded by the coding sequence ATGAACAATAAAACAAACCAAAGTTCCCTTTCGTTAGGGTTAGGCGGCTTCTTATTAAAAGGATTATTACGCGATCGTAGCCGTAGTTTGCTGCCTATTATTGTGGTAGCGTTAGGAGTTATGATTACAGTGTTTATGCACGCATATATGGGCGGTGTTTTTGGAGACGGTTTGGAAAAAATGGCAAACTTTAACAGCGGGCACATCCGTGTGATGACAAAAGCATATTCCGAAAATCTTTCGCAACTGCCTAACGATCTTGCAATTATGGGTGTTGGCAAGTTAAAACAAAATCTGAAAAAAACATATCCCAATTTAAGTTGGGTGGAACGAATTGAGTTTGGAGGAATGCTTGATGTACCTGACAGTACCGGGAAAACACGCGTGCAAGGAAATGTAATTGGAAAAGGAGTTGATTTAATTACTTCAGAGGAGGAAATAAATCGTTTGGACTTAAAATCGTTACTGGTTAGAGGACGATTTCCACAAAAAGCAGGTGAAATACTGATTAGTGATGAACTTTTTCAAAAGATGGGGTTATATATAGGAGAAAAAGTTACACTTATTTCAAACACTATGTATAACGAAATGGCAATGCAAAATTTTACAGTTACCGGAACATTGCATTTTGGCGTGAATATGCTGGACAGAGGAATGATGATTGCAGATATAAAAGATGTGCAAAATGTTTTGAATATGGAAGACGCAGCCAGTTCTGTACTTGGATTTTTCAAAGATAACATGTACCACAATGAACAAGCAACAAAAATTATTTCAGATTTTAATAAAAGAAATAAAAACAACACCGATAAATTTTCGCCTGTTATGACATCGCTTTCAGAAAACGGATTGATGGGAATTTCGTACACATTTATAGAAAATTTGTCGAATTTCATTATCATTATTTTTATTTTTGCCATGTCTATTGTGTTGTGGAACACAGGATTGATAAGCGGTTTAAGAAGATATGGCGAATTTGGGCTTCGGTTGGCAATTGGAGAAAACAAGCGTGAAATATACAAATCGCTGATTTGGGAAGCTGTTTTAGTAGGAATTATCGGTTCTGTAATTGGAACAATACTCGGTTTATTAATTTCATGGTTTGTACAACAACACGGAATTAATATGGGGAGTTTAATGAAAAATTCTTCGATGATGTTTTCAAATATATTACGTGCAAAGATTACCTTTACCACTTGGTACATCGGTTTTATTCCCGGGCTTGTTTCTACCGTAATTGGTGCAATGCTGGCTGGAATTGGCATTTACAAGCGCCAAACAGCAAATTTATTTAAAGAGTTGGAAAATTAA